The genomic window CGCCGGGACAACCACAGTCTGGCGACGCACCCGGATCGGGAGGGGCGACTCTACGCCGCGGCCGGCGACGGCTACGCCGAGAGCGACGACGGCGGGCGGTCGTGGCGGCGGCCAGAGGACGGGCTCGCACACACCTACTGCTGGAGCGTCGTCCCCGATCCCGGCGATCCGGACCGCGTGCTCGTCTCGAGCGCGAGCGGCGCGTCGACGGCCCACACGGCGAGCAGAGCGGAGTCGTACGTCTACCGTCGCGAGGACGACGGCCCGTGGGAGCGGCTCGACGATCGGGGCTTGCCGACCGGCGAGGGCGTCGTCAGAGCGGTGTTCGCGACGACGGGCGAGCCCGGCGTCGTCTACGCGGTAAACAATCGCGGGCTCTTCGCAACCCGGGACTTCGGCGACTCGTGGACGCCGATCGAGATCGACTGGCCCGCGGGGCTCGAGGCGCAATCACCGCGCGGACTGGTCGCGCTTCCCTGAGTCTGACCTCAGTCGGAAACACCGGCTGTCTCGTCCGATTCCGCCCGCACCGTGACGGTCGAGACGGCGTGGGCCGCGCCGACGACGGTCGTGCTCAGCACCGTTCCGACGGACGGCAGGCTCCCAAGGAACCACGCCGCGAGGCCGAGACAGCCCACGAGCGCGAGCACCCGCAAGCCGATCCCGCGGGTCGCTCGCCAACTCCGGGAGAGCGCGGTCAGCGGGCCCGCACCGGCGACGACGAACGCGGGCGCGGCAAAGGCCCGAACGAACGCGGCGAACAGGGGAACGGCGAGCACTGCTCCGAGCAGGAGCCCGCCGTCGAACGAGCCGAGGACTCGCCCGACCGCATCGAACGAGACGACCACCCCGAAATACGCGAGCAGCCGTCGGCCCGAGAGCGCCTCGTCCCAGCGCTCGATGTCGGCGCTGGCTCGCGCGACGGTCGCGATCCCGGCGACCGCGACGGCGGCGAAGGCGAGAATCTCGAGGCCGATCCCCCAGACGAGATACGGGGGCCGCAGACCGACGAAGGCCTCGAGCGAGCGCGCCGTTTCGGGGACTCCGGTCGGATAGCCGGCGTACTCGATGCTGAGACGCGTCCATTCACCGCCCCCGGTCGCCAGCGTCGGAAGCGGGTCGGCGCGCCGGAGCCAGTCGAGGACGGTGAGGAAAACGCCCGCGATCGCGAACGGCAGCGCGAGCGTCGGCTCGCGCCGGAGACGCGCTACCGGCTGCGGAAGCGTTACGGACGGTCCGGCATCGTCGGCGTCCCGCTGTCCGTTCTCGTCTGCGGACACCGCCTCTCCGGTCGGACTCATCGGCGAACGGTCGTCCGAGTCCGGATCGGCGTCCGATTCCGAGTTCGAACGGTCCGCCGTCGATGTCGCCGCCTCGACCTCCCCGTCAGTCATCCTGTTCCTCCAGCGCGAGGACGCGGTCCCCGTCGACGACGTAGAGGGTGCCGTCGCCGACTGCCGGCATGGAGATCGCCCACTTCGCCCCGTAGGTAAAGCCCGGGTCGCCCGTTTCCGCGTCGAACGCGGCCAGTTCGTAGCCGCTGTTGGTCACGTAGACGACGCCGTCGGCGACGATCGGCGTGTCGTCGTGCCCGTACAAAACCGACCACGCCGGCTTTCCGGTCTCGAGGTCGAGCGCGTGCAATTCCCCGTCGACGCCGTCGTCGGCCACGAAGACCCGTCCCTCGGCGACCGCGGCGGCCCCGCGGGTCGCGTTTCCCTCGAGGGACTTCCGCCATCGCCGCGCGCCGCTGTCGGCCTCGAGCAGTCGGATGCCCGTTCTGGTCGGGACGACGACGCCGGCCTCGGTCGCCGTCGGCGGCCGAACGGTCGCGTCCTCGAGCGTTCGGTCCCACCGTTTAGTGCCGCTCTCGGCGTCGAACGCCGCCACCTCGCCCGGCCGGCCGGTGGCGAAGACGATGCCGTCCCGGACCGCGGGTCGGTGGGTGATGCCACCGGCCTCGTCGTCGTCGTCTCGATCGAACCCCCGTCGCCATCGCTCGTGGCCGCTGTCGGCCTCGAGGGCGACGATCTCCGCGGTATCCGGTATCGCGGTGTATACGGTGTCTCCGACCCGCACGGGCGATGGCGTTTCGGACCGGTCTCGGAAATCGATCTCCGAGACCTGACCGGGGCCGCGCCAGCGCACGTCGCCGAATCGCAGTCCGAACAGTTCGACCCCGCCGCCGGCGCTCAGGCCGATGACACCGTCTTTTGCGGTGACCGCCAGCGTCCCGGTCTGATAGACCGACGACGGGACGTAGGTCGGACTCGAGGCGTCGATCGCGTCGACCGAAAAGCGGGCGGCTCCGCGCTCGGTATCGATCGCGACGAACTCGTCGCCGACGGTGTAGAGGATGTCGTCGACGAGGACCGGCGGCGTGACTTCGAACCCGCTGACACTCTCGAGGGATTCGTCCCACGCGACGTGGATCTCGTCGCGCGGGCCCGACGCGTCGGGATTGTATCCCGTCCCGGCGGCGTCGTAGCGGGCCATCGGCCAGTCGGTATCAGTTGTGGCTGAGCGGTCGGCGAGGAGGGTCCCGCCGGCGAGCAGTCCCGCGAGGCTCAGACCACACCCCGCGAGGAGTCGGCGTCTGGAGGGCATCAGTCGAGAGGTCGCCGCGCCGTTATGTAATTCTTACTTTCAGTTCAGCGCGTAGTCAAATCCGGCGGGTGCCGACCGCCGGCGGATCGTCACCCGGGCAAACGGGTGGGCGCTTCGAAATCCTTTTAGGCGCTACCCGGGGATAATAGGGTAACTGAGTGATATCATGGACGTCGACATCATCTCCGAAACGGAGAACCCCATGTTGCATCGAACGGACGTGACCTTCGAACTCGTCCACGAGGACGCCACGCCCTCTCGTCTGCAGGTTCGTGACAGCCTCGCGGCGAAGCTGAACAAGGACGCCGACGAGGTCGTCATCCGCACGCTCGACACCAAGTTCGGGATGCGCAAGACCGTCGGCCAGGCGAAAGTCTACGACACCGCCGACTACGCCCGCGATGTCGAGCAAG from Natrinema versiforme includes these protein-coding regions:
- a CDS encoding 30S ribosomal protein S24e; its protein translation is MDVDIISETENPMLHRTDVTFELVHEDATPSRLQVRDSLAAKLNKDADEVVIRTLDTKFGMRKTVGQAKVYDTADYARDVEQDHMLERNKIGAEEDAEAEPEEA
- a CDS encoding PQQ-binding-like beta-propeller repeat protein produces the protein MPSRRRLLAGCGLSLAGLLAGGTLLADRSATTDTDWPMARYDAAGTGYNPDASGPRDEIHVAWDESLESVSGFEVTPPVLVDDILYTVGDEFVAIDTERGAARFSVDAIDASSPTYVPSSVYQTGTLAVTAKDGVIGLSAGGGVELFGLRFGDVRWRGPGQVSEIDFRDRSETPSPVRVGDTVYTAIPDTAEIVALEADSGHERWRRGFDRDDDDEAGGITHRPAVRDGIVFATGRPGEVAAFDAESGTKRWDRTLEDATVRPPTATEAGVVVPTRTGIRLLEADSGARRWRKSLEGNATRGAAAVAEGRVFVADDGVDGELHALDLETGKPAWSVLYGHDDTPIVADGVVYVTNSGYELAAFDAETGDPGFTYGAKWAISMPAVGDGTLYVVDGDRVLALEEQDD